A stretch of Deltaproteobacteria bacterium DNA encodes these proteins:
- a CDS encoding GNAT family N-acetyltransferase, protein MNFVIRAGTQKDAGECGAICFEAFATVMPRHGFPRLVLSPEAVKENFSDRLSHPGYHVLVAERDGRLLGSVVIDERSLIAGVGPLTIDPAVQDRKIGRRLMQAVFERERERRCPGMRLCQDAYQNRSLALYAKLGFEVREPLVVLQGAPPGLKLPGYTVRFAGIEDVDACNALCRRVFGYDRGDELRDAVEAGTATLVERDNRCSGYATGVGYSGHAAGETSADLKALIGAAAQVSGLGFLLPSRNGELLRWCLGEGFRIVKIMTLMSAGLYHSPQDAFLPSISG, encoded by the coding sequence ATGAATTTCGTTATACGGGCCGGTACGCAAAAAGACGCCGGGGAATGTGGCGCAATTTGCTTTGAAGCTTTTGCGACGGTTATGCCGCGTCACGGTTTTCCTCGATTGGTTCTATCCCCCGAAGCGGTAAAGGAGAATTTCTCAGACCGCCTTTCCCATCCGGGTTATCATGTTCTGGTTGCCGAAAGGGATGGAAGACTGCTCGGGAGCGTCGTCATCGATGAACGCTCCCTGATCGCCGGGGTGGGACCGTTGACGATCGATCCCGCGGTTCAGGACCGTAAGATCGGACGCCGCCTCATGCAGGCCGTTTTCGAACGGGAACGGGAACGTCGTTGTCCCGGGATGCGATTATGTCAGGACGCATATCAGAACAGATCCCTGGCCCTGTACGCGAAACTGGGTTTCGAGGTGCGCGAGCCCCTCGTCGTCCTTCAGGGGGCGCCGCCGGGTCTGAAGCTCCCCGGCTATACGGTGCGATTTGCCGGGATTGAGGATGTTGATGCGTGCAATGCCTTATGCCGACGTGTTTTTGGTTATGACCGTGGCGATGAGCTGCGGGACGCCGTGGAAGCCGGAACGGCAACTCTGGTGGAACGGGACAATCGGTGTAGCGGCTATGCAACGGGGGTAGGGTACAGCGGACACGCAGCAGGCGAAACCAGTGCCGATCTCAAAGCCCTGATCGGGGCTGCCGCACAAGTCAGCGGACTTGGATTCCTGTTGCCGAGCCGAAACGGGGAACTGCTTCGCTGGTGTCTGGGAGAGGGTTTCCGAATTGTCAAAATAATGACGCTCATGAGCGCGGGGCTTTATCACAGCCCGCAAGACGCTTTTCTTCCTTCCATTTCGGGCTAA
- the rlmN gene encoding 23S rRNA (adenine(2503)-C(2))-methyltransferase RlmN, whose protein sequence is MINAGLPNLKDMSPEELETFIAGLGKERYRARQILKCLYRQGATSFDQMTTLSRVFREELSRRAVIDTPRIVETRTAGDTTKKVLFRLDDGNYIESVLIPGKTHWTICVSTQVGCRMGCRFCLTGKQGFTRNLRPSEITGQVMALRTNMPEGPEIRNIVLMGMGKPLDNYDNVVKAIRVLTSDHAFGFSTRKITLSTCGIAPMILKLGEDICVNIAVSLNAPDDRLRSDLMPINRKYPLAELFAACRDYHMPGRRMVTFEYILIGGVNDSLEDAARLVRLLKGTRCKLNLIAFNEFPGSPFKGPSPEAVAAFQSYLAKHHYTAILRVSKGSDILAACGQLSGQYRSE, encoded by the coding sequence ATGATAAATGCCGGACTCCCCAACCTGAAGGATATGTCTCCCGAGGAACTGGAGACTTTCATCGCCGGACTGGGGAAGGAACGCTACCGGGCTCGCCAGATACTGAAGTGTCTTTATCGCCAGGGCGCCACATCATTCGACCAGATGACGACCCTTTCCCGCGTGTTCCGGGAGGAACTTTCCCGCCGCGCGGTCATTGACACCCCGCGCATCGTCGAAACCCGGACAGCCGGGGACACCACGAAAAAAGTGCTGTTCAGGCTCGATGACGGCAATTATATCGAAAGTGTTCTTATTCCCGGTAAAACCCACTGGACCATCTGCGTCTCCACCCAGGTCGGATGCCGCATGGGCTGCCGCTTCTGCCTGACAGGAAAACAGGGGTTTACCCGTAATCTACGGCCATCGGAAATCACCGGCCAGGTCATGGCTCTCCGAACCAACATGCCGGAAGGACCGGAAATCAGAAACATCGTCCTTATGGGCATGGGGAAACCCCTTGACAACTACGACAACGTGGTCAAGGCAATCCGGGTGCTTACGTCGGACCACGCCTTCGGCTTTTCCACCCGGAAGATAACCCTCTCCACCTGCGGGATTGCCCCCATGATTTTGAAACTCGGCGAGGACATCTGCGTGAACATCGCCGTTTCCCTAAACGCCCCGGATGACAGACTCCGCAGCGATCTTATGCCCATAAACCGAAAGTATCCCCTGGCGGAACTGTTCGCCGCCTGCAGGGACTATCACATGCCGGGGCGGAGGATGGTGACCTTCGAATACATCCTCATCGGCGGGGTCAACGATTCCCTGGAGGACGCGGCCAGGCTCGTTCGGCTCCTCAAGGGAACCCGTTGTAAGCTGAACCTGATCGCTTTCAACGAATTCCCCGGCTCTCCCTTCAAAGGCCCCTCCCCGGAAGCCGTCGCCGCCTTCCAGTCGTACCTGGCAAAGCATCACTACACGGCAATACTCCGGGTCAGCAAGGGGAGCGATATCCTTGCTGCCTGCGGCCAGTTGAGCGGACAGTACAGGAGTGAATAG
- a CDS encoding NADP-dependent isocitrate dehydrogenase: MEKIKVKTTLVEMDGDEMTRIMWQFVKEKLILPHLDIPLEYYDLHVKHRDNTDDQVTLDAARAIIKYGVGVKCATITPTEDRVREYSLKQAWKSPNGTIRALLDGTVFRTPIVVKNIRPAVSAWKKPITIGRHAYGDVYSNTEIRVPGPGRAELVFTPAGGGEPSRRTIKEFTGPGIIQGIHNTDESILSFAKACFTYALEQRLDLWFSTKDTISKIYDARFRKIFDDEYEQNWKGKFNASGIEYFFTLIDDAVARIMKTEGGILWAVKNYDGDVMSDMIASANGSLAMMTSVLVSPHGYYEYEAAHGTVQKHYYKHLNGEETSSNSMALIFAWTGALRKRGELDGTPEVTWFADCLEKAALATVEGGTMTGDLLLVAEPSPANRKANTEGFIDAIAQRLEELL; this comes from the coding sequence ATGGAGAAAATAAAAGTCAAAACCACGCTGGTGGAGATGGACGGCGATGAAATGACCCGGATCATGTGGCAATTCGTCAAGGAAAAGCTCATCTTACCCCACCTCGATATCCCCCTGGAGTACTATGACCTGCACGTCAAGCACAGGGACAACACAGACGACCAGGTAACCCTTGACGCGGCCCGGGCAATCATCAAATACGGCGTCGGGGTCAAGTGCGCCACCATCACCCCGACGGAAGACCGGGTCAGGGAATACAGCCTGAAGCAGGCCTGGAAGAGCCCGAATGGGACGATTCGCGCCCTGCTTGACGGCACTGTGTTCAGAACCCCGATCGTGGTCAAAAACATCCGCCCCGCGGTTTCCGCCTGGAAAAAGCCCATCACCATCGGCAGGCACGCCTATGGCGATGTTTACAGCAACACGGAAATCCGGGTCCCCGGTCCGGGCAGGGCGGAACTTGTATTTACACCCGCCGGCGGCGGGGAACCATCACGCCGCACCATCAAGGAATTCACCGGCCCCGGCATCATTCAGGGTATTCACAATACAGATGAATCCATTCTGAGTTTCGCTAAGGCCTGCTTCACTTATGCCCTGGAACAGAGACTCGATCTCTGGTTCAGCACGAAGGACACCATTTCCAAAATCTATGACGCCCGTTTCCGGAAAATCTTCGATGACGAATACGAGCAGAACTGGAAGGGCAAATTCAACGCGTCGGGGATCGAATATTTCTTCACCCTGATCGACGATGCCGTTGCCCGGATTATGAAAACCGAGGGGGGCATTCTCTGGGCGGTGAAAAACTATGACGGCGACGTCATGTCTGACATGATCGCCTCCGCCAACGGCAGCCTCGCCATGATGACGTCCGTGCTCGTCTCCCCTCATGGATACTATGAATACGAGGCGGCCCACGGAACCGTCCAGAAGCATTATTACAAGCACTTGAACGGCGAAGAGACGTCGTCCAACTCGATGGCTCTCATCTTCGCTTGGACCGGGGCGCTTCGCAAACGGGGCGAGCTGGACGGTACGCCGGAAGTCACATGGTTTGCCGACTGCCTGGAGAAGGCGGCTCTCGCCACCGTCGAGGGAGGAACCATGACAGGGGATCTCCTGCTCGTCGCGGAACCCAGCCCGGCCAACCGGAAAGCCAACACGGAAGGGTTCATCGACGCCATCGCCCAACGCCTGGAAGAACTGCTGTAA
- a CDS encoding aconitate hydratase, whose protein sequence is MTETLTEKILRQHLITGTYVPGSEIAIRIDQTLTQDATGTMAYLQFESMNLPWVRTELSVSYIDHNTVQIGFENADDHRYLQSVARKYGIHLSRAGNGICHQVHLERFGKPGKTLIGSDSHTPTGGALGMAAIGAGGLDVALAMAGEPFYLTCPRVIKINLEGKLSPWVSAKDIILKVLEIFSTKGNVGHVFEYGGSALQYLTVPERATIANMGAECGVTTSIFPSDEMTRNFLEAQGRGQDWTPLAADEDAVYDRTIAIDLGELVPLTAKPHSPDQIGTVREMGAVPVDQVCLGSCTNSSYKDLVTVAKILKGKVVHPRVSFIIAPGSKQVLENLSRDGYLSDLLSVGARLMENACGFCIGNSQSPRSAAVSLRTSNRNFLARSGTKDAMIYLVSPETAAAAVITGVFTDPRDLDIPYPDVVMPARFHIDDGMIIPPVSKEEGAATEILRGPNIGAPPKNTELPADIRGQITLKIGDKITTDHIIPAGDRMKYRSNIPRYADFAFENVDPAFSKRAADIRDRGGHNLLVAGLSYGQGSSREHAAICPMYLGVKAVIAKSFERIHAANLVNFGILPLTFSNEGDYDRIDQGDSLEIPDIRRIITEGRPLIVRDITKGLQFEVVHDLSDRQKAMILAGGALNLRS, encoded by the coding sequence ATGACTGAAACCCTTACGGAAAAAATTTTGCGGCAACATCTGATTACGGGCACCTACGTCCCAGGCAGCGAAATTGCCATCCGGATCGACCAGACCCTGACCCAGGACGCAACGGGAACGATGGCCTATCTCCAGTTTGAATCCATGAACCTCCCGTGGGTCAGAACGGAACTTTCGGTCAGCTACATCGATCACAACACCGTTCAAATCGGCTTCGAAAACGCCGACGACCACCGCTATCTCCAGTCTGTGGCCCGCAAGTATGGGATCCACCTCTCCCGGGCCGGTAACGGCATTTGCCATCAGGTACACTTGGAACGGTTTGGAAAACCCGGCAAAACCTTGATCGGCTCCGATAGTCACACGCCGACGGGAGGCGCTCTCGGCATGGCAGCAATCGGCGCGGGGGGGCTCGATGTGGCTCTGGCCATGGCGGGCGAACCGTTTTACCTTACCTGTCCGCGGGTCATCAAAATCAACCTGGAAGGGAAACTGTCCCCCTGGGTGTCTGCCAAGGACATCATACTGAAGGTTCTGGAGATTTTTTCCACAAAGGGCAATGTTGGCCACGTGTTCGAATACGGCGGGAGCGCTCTGCAGTATTTAACGGTTCCGGAGCGGGCCACGATTGCCAACATGGGGGCGGAGTGCGGTGTCACCACGTCCATTTTTCCCAGCGATGAAATGACCAGGAATTTCCTTGAAGCGCAGGGCCGGGGCCAGGACTGGACACCGCTCGCTGCCGACGAGGATGCCGTTTACGACAGAACCATCGCGATCGACCTGGGCGAACTTGTACCCCTGACGGCAAAACCTCACAGCCCCGACCAGATCGGCACCGTCAGGGAAATGGGTGCCGTTCCCGTCGATCAGGTTTGTCTGGGAAGCTGTACCAATTCATCTTACAAGGATCTGGTTACGGTGGCGAAGATCCTCAAGGGGAAGGTTGTTCATCCCCGCGTGAGTTTCATCATCGCCCCGGGATCGAAGCAGGTTCTGGAAAATCTTTCACGGGACGGTTACCTGTCGGATCTTTTGTCCGTCGGCGCCAGGCTCATGGAAAATGCCTGCGGCTTCTGTATTGGAAACAGTCAAAGTCCCCGGAGCGCCGCCGTCTCCCTCCGCACCTCTAACCGCAATTTCCTCGCCCGATCCGGGACGAAAGACGCCATGATTTACCTGGTGAGTCCCGAAACGGCGGCGGCGGCCGTAATCACCGGGGTCTTCACCGATCCGCGTGATCTGGACATACCCTACCCCGATGTGGTCATGCCCGCGCGTTTTCACATAGACGACGGCATGATCATCCCACCGGTATCAAAAGAAGAAGGAGCCGCCACGGAAATTCTCAGGGGTCCCAATATCGGCGCACCACCGAAAAACACCGAGCTCCCTGCGGACATTCGGGGGCAGATCACCCTGAAAATCGGCGACAAGATCACGACAGACCACATCATCCCCGCCGGTGATCGGATGAAGTACCGTTCCAACATCCCACGTTACGCTGATTTTGCCTTTGAAAACGTGGATCCCGCCTTCTCGAAGCGCGCCGCAGACATCCGGGACAGGGGCGGACACAACCTCCTTGTAGCGGGACTTTCCTATGGTCAGGGATCATCGCGTGAACACGCGGCCATTTGTCCCATGTACCTCGGGGTCAAGGCCGTCATTGCCAAATCCTTCGAACGGATCCATGCGGCCAATCTGGTCAATTTCGGCATCCTCCCGCTGACTTTCAGCAACGAAGGGGACTATGACCGGATCGACCAGGGAGATTCTCTGGAAATTCCGGATATCAGAAGGATTATCACGGAGGGTCGTCCCCTTATCGTCAGAGACATCACCAAGGGGCTGCAATTCGAAGTTGTCCACGATCTGTCTGATCGCCAGAAGGCCATGATCCTGGCCGGAGGCGCCCTGAATCTGCGTTCCTAG
- a CDS encoding LysM peptidoglycan-binding domain-containing protein: MTNRRIALWLGLLVLFMFCLPTNGSSAETYRIKKGDTLSAIAKRYHVSIKSLKETNHLKSDKLSLNQVLTIPTQDKTKSIKTPCQGAASNKHQNTTYVVRKGDTFTRIAKVTGVSVRDLEAINRVSSNRIRPGQKLRLTYPEPANLHQGNPESMDSLDHFDLNDLEEIENPPDNHEDVLSEEDGEQLPRFLGKWDDSKERQLLVKISKGFLGAPYRFGGASLKGLDCSAFVKRIYSIFDVNLPRTAREQAQMGQKVSRDKLAVGDLVFFNTRRYHISHVGIYIGNNEFVHAASGKSKKVRVSSLNEPYYNKRFIKAVRIKELEDKL, translated from the coding sequence TGCTTACCAACAAACGGCTCTTCAGCAGAAACATATCGCATCAAAAAGGGTGACACCCTTTCAGCTATCGCAAAACGATACCATGTCTCTATAAAAAGCCTGAAAGAAACCAACCATCTCAAAAGCGACAAACTGAGTCTCAATCAGGTTCTCACCATCCCTACCCAGGACAAAACCAAATCAATAAAAACCCCCTGTCAGGGGGCGGCTTCCAATAAACATCAAAACACAACCTACGTGGTCCGCAAAGGAGATACCTTCACAAGAATCGCCAAGGTCACGGGAGTCTCCGTGCGCGATCTGGAGGCGATCAACCGGGTCAGCAGCAACCGGATCCGGCCGGGACAGAAACTCAGGCTCACTTATCCGGAACCGGCGAATCTGCATCAAGGAAATCCAGAAAGCATGGATAGCCTCGATCATTTCGACCTGAACGATTTGGAAGAAATAGAAAATCCCCCGGATAACCATGAAGACGTGCTGAGCGAGGAAGACGGGGAGCAGCTCCCTCGATTCCTTGGGAAATGGGACGATTCCAAGGAAAGACAACTCCTGGTGAAAATTTCGAAGGGGTTCCTGGGTGCTCCCTACCGTTTCGGTGGCGCATCATTGAAAGGCCTGGACTGTTCCGCCTTTGTAAAACGCATCTATTCGATTTTTGATGTTAATTTACCCCGAACAGCACGAGAACAGGCTCAAATGGGCCAGAAGGTCTCTCGAGACAAGCTCGCCGTGGGGGACCTGGTTTTCTTCAATACCCGGCGTTACCATATCAGCCATGTCGGCATCTACATCGGCAATAATGAATTCGTCCACGCCGCCTCCGGCAAATCCAAAAAAGTTCGAGTGAGCAGCCTTAACGAGCCCTACTATAACAAACGGTTCATCAAGGCTGTGCGAATCAAGGAGCTGGAGGACAAGCTATAA